From Bosea sp. NBC_00550, the proteins below share one genomic window:
- a CDS encoding branched-chain amino acid ABC transporter permease, which yields MTTSLLIVQLLNGLQFGILLFLVAAGLTLVFGVMDFINLAHGVQYMLGAYLAVTFVGLTGSFMLGLVLALAAALLLGLAFEFLVFRHLYERDHLDQVLATFGLILLLNQAVKMIWGAAPLSVPVPEFLSGNVRLLDGILYPTYRFALIGAGLGVGALLWFVVEKTRTGMLLRAGASNAPMVSALGVDIRKLFMVVFAFGTMLAGFAGAMAAPILSVEPGMGDTVLILAFVVIVVGGIGSIRGAFVGALIVGLVDTLGRSSMNDLLRLFMAPASARATGAALSSMLIYLVMAAVLFVRPEGLLPAKGRS from the coding sequence ATGACAACGAGCCTCCTGATCGTCCAACTCCTGAACGGGCTCCAGTTCGGCATCCTGCTGTTCCTGGTCGCGGCTGGACTGACTCTGGTCTTCGGCGTGATGGACTTCATCAACCTCGCCCATGGCGTCCAGTACATGCTGGGCGCTTATCTCGCCGTAACCTTCGTCGGCCTGACCGGCTCCTTCATGCTCGGGCTCGTGCTCGCGCTCGCCGCCGCGCTGCTGCTCGGGCTGGCATTCGAGTTTCTGGTCTTCCGGCATCTCTATGAGCGCGACCATCTCGACCAGGTGCTGGCGACCTTCGGGCTCATCCTTCTCCTCAACCAGGCGGTGAAGATGATCTGGGGCGCGGCGCCGCTTTCGGTGCCGGTGCCCGAATTCCTCTCCGGGAATGTCCGGCTGCTCGATGGTATCCTCTACCCGACCTATCGCTTCGCGCTGATCGGGGCAGGGCTCGGCGTCGGCGCGCTGCTCTGGTTCGTCGTCGAGAAGACGCGCACCGGCATGCTGCTCCGGGCCGGCGCCTCGAATGCGCCGATGGTTTCCGCGCTTGGCGTCGACATCCGCAAGCTGTTCATGGTGGTCTTTGCCTTCGGAACCATGCTTGCGGGCTTCGCCGGGGCGATGGCGGCGCCGATCCTCTCCGTCGAGCCCGGCATGGGCGACACCGTGCTGATCCTGGCCTTCGTCGTCATCGTCGTCGGCGGCATCGGCTCGATCCGCGGCGCCTTCGTCGGGGCGCTGATCGTCGGCCTCGTCGATACGCTCGGCCGCTCTTCCATGAACGACCTGCTCCGCTTGTTCATGGCGCCGGCCTCGGCCCGCGCGACCGGGGCGGCGCTCTCCTCCATGCTGATCTATCTGGTGATGGCGGCGGTGTTGTTCGTGCGGCCCGAGGGCCTGCTTCCCGCCAAGGGCCGCTCATGA
- a CDS encoding branched-chain amino acid ABC transporter permease, translating into MSAVTTPSMAARPAAPTVRWLAPLAILGLLALLPLATALGLPSHWLTLVTRAMIFAIAALSLDLILGIGGLVSFGHAAFIGIGAYGAGILITEGQTELLVALPVILIVCGIFAAVTGYVSLRTRGVAFIMITLAFGQMAFYFAQALSGYGGDDGLTLNEKSTLLGREIFANRTGFYYIALGTLAFCYWLARRLVASRFGRVLRAARENAVRVTVTGYDVDHVRLGAYVISGMMAGVSGFLLANQTDFVSPAFMSWQRSGELIFMVVLGGVGSLYGAIVGAIALLAVEDVLSGLTQNWKAIFGPLIVLFVLFTRGGIAGLMAKLRGSRDG; encoded by the coding sequence ATGAGCGCGGTGACGACCCCGTCGATGGCCGCGCGGCCGGCGGCGCCGACCGTGCGCTGGCTGGCGCCGCTCGCCATACTCGGCCTGCTGGCGTTGCTGCCTCTGGCCACTGCGCTCGGCCTGCCCTCGCATTGGCTGACGCTGGTGACGCGGGCGATGATCTTCGCGATCGCCGCGCTCTCGCTGGACCTCATTCTCGGCATCGGCGGCCTCGTCTCCTTCGGGCACGCCGCCTTCATCGGGATCGGCGCCTATGGCGCCGGCATCCTGATCACCGAGGGGCAGACGGAGCTGCTGGTCGCGCTGCCTGTGATCCTGATCGTCTGCGGCATCTTCGCGGCAGTGACGGGCTATGTCTCGCTGCGCACGCGCGGCGTCGCCTTCATCATGATCACACTCGCCTTCGGGCAGATGGCCTTCTATTTCGCCCAGGCGCTCTCAGGCTATGGCGGCGATGACGGGCTGACGCTCAACGAGAAGAGCACGCTGCTGGGGCGGGAGATCTTCGCCAACCGCACCGGCTTCTACTACATCGCGCTCGGCACGCTGGCGTTCTGCTACTGGCTGGCCCGGCGGCTGGTCGCTTCGCGCTTCGGCCGCGTGCTGCGGGCGGCGCGCGAGAATGCCGTGCGCGTCACGGTGACCGGCTACGATGTCGACCATGTCAGGCTCGGCGCCTATGTGATCAGCGGCATGATGGCCGGGGTCTCCGGCTTCCTGCTCGCCAACCAGACCGATTTCGTCAGCCCCGCCTTCATGTCCTGGCAGCGCTCGGGCGAGCTGATCTTCATGGTCGTGCTCGGCGGCGTCGGCTCGCTCTATGGCGCGATCGTCGGTGCGATAGCGCTCCTGGCCGTGGAGGATGTGCTCTCTGGGCTGACGCAGAACTGGAAGGCGATCTTCGGCCCGTTGATCGTGCTCTTCGTGCTGTTCACCCGCGGTGGCATCGCCGGCCTCATGGCCAAGCTTCGGGGGAGCCGCGATGGCTGA
- a CDS encoding ABC transporter ATP-binding protein — protein MAEPALAIKGLAKSFGALKVTNGVDLSIAPGELHALIGPNGAGKTTLVHQISGTLRPDSGTILFGGTDVTRLPPQKRARAGLARTFQITSTIASLSALENVALGVQARSSHPLSLFRDAARDQALNAPAWEALEAVGLAGRAHAPAGSLSHGEKRALEIAMALTLQPKLILLDEPLAGVGHEEGERLIALLKSLKGRFAMLLVEHDMSAVFALADRVTVLVYGGVIATGEPAAVRADPAVRQAYLGEEG, from the coding sequence ATGGCTGAGCCGGCGCTCGCAATCAAGGGTCTCGCGAAGTCCTTCGGAGCGCTCAAGGTCACCAACGGGGTCGACCTTTCGATCGCGCCGGGCGAGCTGCACGCCCTGATCGGCCCAAACGGCGCCGGCAAGACGACGCTCGTCCATCAGATTTCCGGGACGCTGCGGCCCGATTCCGGCACGATCCTGTTCGGCGGCACGGATGTCACCCGCCTGCCGCCGCAGAAGCGGGCGCGAGCCGGTCTTGCCCGCACCTTCCAGATCACCTCGACCATCGCCTCGCTCTCGGCGCTGGAGAACGTCGCGCTCGGCGTGCAGGCCCGCAGCAGCCATCCGCTCTCGCTGTTCCGGGACGCTGCGCGTGATCAGGCGCTCAACGCGCCCGCCTGGGAAGCGCTCGAGGCGGTCGGCCTCGCCGGACGCGCCCATGCTCCGGCCGGAAGCCTCTCCCATGGCGAGAAGCGCGCGCTCGAGATTGCGATGGCGCTGACCCTGCAGCCGAAGCTCATCCTGCTCGACGAGCCTTTGGCCGGTGTCGGCCATGAGGAGGGCGAGCGCCTGATCGCCCTGTTGAAGAGCCTGAAGGGCCGCTTCGCCATGCTGCTGGTCGAGCATGACATGAGCGCCGTCTTCGCGCTGGCCGACCGCGTCACCGTGCTGGTCTATGGCGGCGTCATCGCCACGGGCGAGCCGGCGGCGGTCCGGGCCGATCCGGCCGTGCGGCAGGCCTATCTAGGCGAGGAGGGCTAG